The nucleotide window ACGGCTCCCCAGCCGTCGGGCGAAGGCATTTACCGTTTCGATCATCTTGCGGACGACGAGGCACTGATCGGTCGGGCTCTGTTAGCCGATTTAAAGATTGCCCAAAGTGAGTTGAAGGCCGCCACAAATCAGCCCACCGTCTACGCCGGGCGGTACGAGCAGCCTGGCCCCACGCATCGTTTGTATCGTGGTGAAGCACTGGCGAAACGGGAAGAGGTCGCCCCCAACGCGCCTGAGATCTTTACGAATTTGATGCTGGGCAAAGACAGCCCCGAGGCGGAGCGGCGGAAGAAGCTTGCCGAGTGGATTGCTTCGCCTGAGAACCCATTGACCGCGCGGGTTTTGGTCAACCGGATTTGGCAGTTCCATTTTGGACGGGGCCTAGTCGATACCCCTAGCGACTTCGGCCAAGCAGGCGTTCCTCCTACGCACCCGCAGTTGTTGGACTGGCTGGCCGGCGAACTGGTTAACAGTGGCTGGTCGATGAAGCATATCCATCGCCTGATTCTTCAATCGGCCACCTACCAGCAATCGAGCCGTCCGGCGGCAGAAGCTTTAAAGGTTGACGGTGCCACGCGTTTGTTGTGGCGTTACCCGCCGCGTCGTTTGGAAGCGGAACCGATTCGCGATTCGATCTTGGCGTCTAGCGGCGTACTCGACCTGAAAAAAGGAGGCCCTGGCTTCAGTGCCTTCGAGGTCGAGGCCGAGAACGTGCGGCATTATCATCCGAAGACAAGTTTTGGCCCGGAAGACTGGCGCCGCATGGTTTACATGACTAAGGTTCGCATGGAGAAGGATGCCGTCTTCGGGCTTTTCGATTGCCCCGATGCGGCCACTTCGGTCGCGCAGCGTAGCCGCTCGACGACTCCGCTGCAGGCATTGAATTTGTTCAATAGCACTTTTCTTTTGCAGCAAGCCGACCTGTTTGCTCAGCGGTTGGAAGAAGAGCGGGCAACGGTTGAGCAGCGGATTGAACGTGCCTTCGAGATTTGCTATGCCCGCCAACCTTCTGCCGAAGAACTCAACGCCAGCCGTACGTTTGTCGAGCAGCAAGGATTGATTCCTTTCTGTCGAGCACTGCTTAACAGCAACGAATTTCTTTTCATTCAGTAACGCCCACCGAGACCTATTATGAGTAAGCCCAATCCAAACCAGTCTCGGTCGAGCGTTCCGCAGGGATTGCACATGCTGGACCGACGCAAGTTCCTCGGTCACAGCGCGACCGGTTTAGGCAGCATCGCGTTGGCAGCCATCTTGGCTCAAGAGAAGCTATTGGCTGAGAGCGGCGAGGGGGGACGTGCGGTTAGCGGCAGGTCGCCCATTCGTCCTAAGATCGATCCTGGCCAGCCGTTTGCCCCACGCACGTCGCACTTTCCCGCAGCGGCCAAGAATGTGCTGGTCATCTTCTGCTCAGGGGCGTGCAGCCAGGTCGATACGTTCGATTACAAGCCAGAACTTATTAAGCGGCATGGGCAACCGATGCCAGGGGCGGACAAGCTGGTCACCTTTCAAGGCGAGCAAGGCAACCTCACGAAAAGCCCGTGGAAGTTTCGCCCACGCGGGCAATCGGGCAAGATGATTTCGGACCTGGTCCCTCACTTGGGAGACTTGGCGGACGACATCTGCTTTCTGCATTCGGTGACGGGCAAGACGAATACACATGGCCCCGGCGAAAACTTTATGTCGACTGGATTCACGCTAGACGGGTTTCCGAGCATGGGGGCTTGGGCCACTTACGCCCTAGGCAGTGAAAACCAAAACTTGCCTGCGTATGTGGCCATTCCTGACCCACGTGGTACGCCTCAGGCCTCGGTCAATAACTGGGGCCCTGGCTTCTTGCCGGCTGCTTTTCAAGGAACCGATTTCAACGCGAATCAACCGATTCGAAACCTGCAGCGTCCCGCTTCGATCGATCCCCACAGGGACGCCGCCACACGTGATTTTTTGAATGAGTTGAACGCCCGGCATTTAGAGCAGTTCCCTGGCGACAGTGAATTGGCGGCGCGGATTTCCAGCTACGAGTTGGCCGCACGCATGCAGATGACCGTGCCGGAGGTGAGCGACATCTCTACGGAATCGCCAGCCACGCTCAAGATGTACGGGGCGGATGATCCCGAAAACAAATTGAAAGCCGCCTATGCCCGCAACTGCATTTTGGCTCGCCGATTGATTGAACAGGGCGTGCGATTCGTGCAGCTTTTCAACGGCGCCTATCAAACCGGGGGAGAAGGGGTGAGCAATTGGGACGGGCACAAATCGCTGGAAGCTCAGTATAGCAAGCATGGGCCGGTGCTCGATCAGCCAACCGCCGCCCTGATTAAAGACCTCAAGCAGCGCGGGCTGCTGGAAGATACGCTGGTGGTCTGGTGTACCGAATTCGGTCGTATGCCTACCTTCCAAAAAGGTGCCAGCGGTCGCGATCACAACCCCGATGGTTTCACCTGTTGGCTGGCCGGGGCTGGGGTGAAAGCTCCGTTCACTTACGGGGCAACCGACGAGTTTGGTTATAAAGCGATGGAGAACGTCGTCGAAGTTTACGACTTCCACGCGACGATTTTGCATCTACTGGGGCTCGATCACGAACGGCTGACCTACTACTACAACGGCCTGGAACGCCGCCTGACCGATGTGCATGGTCACGTGATCCGTGATATCTTGGCAACGTAAACATCCGTTGTGTTGCCATTTCCTTGATCAGGCCCATGTCTCATGCGATTCAGTCTCGCCGACCTTTTGGTGGTGGTTGTCGTCCTCTGTGTTTTTCTGGCAGCAAACACCATCGAGCGCGAGGGTCGCTTCATCATGAGAAAAGGTCAGCTGATCATCATGGACATCCGCTATACGTATTACGGATTTCCCATGGGAGCTTACTGGGACGACGAGGAACGTTTCTACTGGAAGCCTCTCGGCATCGCAGGAAACAGCTTGCTGGCCGTGGCAGCATGCGGCGTAACCGTTTTTGCATTTCGGATTGTCCGACGAAAACTCTTCCCACGCCATCAGCCGAATGAAGAGCCTTCAGCGGTTGAGGATATCGGCAGGCGTTTTCCGCCGTAAGAACTGGCGACTCGGTTTGAAACAAAAAAACACGCGTCAAGCCTGACCGGGGGAGGAGTTGGCTTGACGCGTGTTCAAGGGAAACCGGTTTGTCGTTTGCTTACAACGACGAACCCATCCGGGCCGACTGGTCGAGGTCGAACCGGTCGAGGTTCATCACCTTGTTCCAGGCCGCCACGAAGTCGTGCACAAACTTCTCTTGGGCATCTTCGCTACCGTACACTTCCGAGAGGGCGCGAAGTTCGGAGTTCGAGCCGAAGATCAAGTCGACCCGCGTGCCGGTCCATTTGGCCTGGCCCGTTTTGCGGTCTTTCCCGACGAAGATGTTCTCGTCGTCGGCTGATTTCGACCACGTGGTGTCCATGTCCAAGATGTTCACGAAGAAATCATTGCTCAAGGTTTCTGGCTTATCGGTCAACACACCATGTGGCGAGTCCCCCGTGTTCGCGTTCAGCACACGCAGGCCGCCCACCAAGACGGTCATCTCAGGCGCGGTCAAGCTTAACAGGTTCGCCTTGTCGACCAACAACTTCTCGGCCGAACGGCGATGGCCTGGGGCGAGGTAGTTGCGGAAACCATCGGCGGTCGGTTCCAGCGGAGCAAACGAAGCGGCGTCGGTCAGTTCGGCAGTCGTATCGGTTCGACCTGGCGAAAACGGAACGGTCACGTCGTGCCCGGCTGCCTGGGCTGCTTTTTCCACGGCTGCACAGCCACCCAACACAATCAAGTCCGCCAAAGAGACCTGTTTGTTGCTTGACTTATGCGTGCGGTTGAATTCCTGCTGCACTTGTTCCAGCTTGTTAATCACCGCAGCGGTCATTTCTGGATCGTTTGCTTTCCAATCCTTCTGCGGAGCAAGACGAATACGGGCACCGTTGGCCCCTCCTCGATTGTCCGAAGCACGGAAGCTGGCTGCGGAAGCCCAAGCGGTGGAAACCAAGTCGGAAACCGGGATGTCGGTGTCCAAAATCGCCTGCTTCAAGCTTGCGACATCCTGGGCGTCGATCATTTTATAGTCGGCGACTGGGACAGGATCTTGCCAGATTTGTGGTTCTGGAACTTCCGGACCCAAGCAACGAGAGTGTGGCCCCATGTCCCGGTGGGTCAACTTGTACCAGGCCTTGGAGAATGCTTTTTTGAACTCTTCCGGATTATCGTGAAAACGCTTTGAGATCTTAGCGTATGCCGGGTCGGTCTTTAAAGCGATGTCGGTGGTGAACATCATCGGCGCGTGCGATTTGTTCGGATCGTGGGCATCAGGCACGGTGCCTTCCGCCGACTTGTCTTTCGGCTTCCACTGATGGGCGCCGCCAGAGCCTTTGGTCAATTCCCAGTCGTAGCCGAACAAGTTCTCGAAGTAGCCGTGCGACCATTCGGTGGGCGTGGTCGTCCAGGCACCTTCCAAGCCGCTCGTGATCGTGTCGTCGCCGTTCCCTTTGCCGAAGTTGTTCTTCCAGCCGAGCCCCATCATCTCGATACTGGCACCTTCCGGTTCCGGGCCGACGTGCCCAGCAGGAGGAGCGGCGCCGTGTGCTTTGCCGAAGGTATGTCCGCCAGCAATCAGCGCGACGGTCTCTTCATCGTTCATCGCCATACGGCCAAACGTTTCACGAATGGCTTTGGCGGCTTCCATGGGGTTGGGTTCTCCCTTGGGCCCTTCGGGATTGACGTAGATCAAACCCATTTGTGTGGCACCCAGCGGGTTTTCTAATTCGCCTTTTTCTGCTTCATAGCGTTTACCGCCGAGCCATTCGTTTTCAGGGCCCCAGTAAATATCTTGCTGCGGTTCCCACACATCTTCTCGCCCGCCAGCGAAGCCGTACGTTTCAAAGCCCATCGACTCCAAGGCGCAGTTGCCGGTCAGAACCATCAAGTCGGCCCACGAGATCTTCTTGCCATACTTCTGCTTGATCGGCCAAAGCAAGCGGCGAGCCTTGTCGAGGTTGGCGTTGTCAGGCCAACTGTTCAAAGGAGCGAAACGCTGCGTACCGTCCGAAGCACCTCCACGACCATCGGTCACGCGGTAGGTTCCCGCACTGTGCCAGGCCATGCGAATGAACAGCGGGCCGTAATGACCATAATCGGCCGGCCACCACTCTTGCGAGTCGGTCATCAAGGTCTTGATATCTTTTTTAACTTCTGCCAAATCAAGTTTGTTGAACTCTTCGGCGTAGTTGAACTTATCTCCCATGGGATTGCTCATGGGGGCGTTTTGGCGCAGGATGCTCAGGTCTAACTGATTGGGCCACCAATCGCGGTTGGTGGTGCCTCGCTTGCTGTGATCCATTTCTGCTTCGGGGCTCTCTTGTTCGGAGGTGTGTGCAGCGGCTGCTGTGGTGAAAAAGTTAATCGCACCGGTAACAGGGCACTTGCTCGCGGTGGATGTGCCTGAGGGGGCGAGACGAACGTCGTCGCCAAAGGCGGATGAAGCGAAGCAAAGCATCGCACAACTCGCCAATGCGCGTTTAAACTGGGTGAAGATCGGCATGGGCTCTCCAAACAATGAGGTGGTATTTCGATAGCAACGCTCAAGATCGAACGCTCGACAATGGAAATTATGGGCCTCCCTTCGTAATACATCCAATGCATTCTGCTTATGTGTGCTATGCATAAAACGCATAGATGGGCAGGGCAAAAAATAAGGGCAATCAGCCGCGCGTTAAGCGAGTTGATTGCCCTGGCAGGGGAAGGTAATCTCTTGTTTTACCTATCTTGAAAGAGGCTCGCGGACGCCAAAATAGAGGTTGGAACAGGAAAAGTAGCCGAGGTATTGGCGCAGGCCATACGCTCTGCCCCTAGTGGGCATCGCCGAAATGTCGGAGCAGAAAACAACGCCACATTTTTTTCACATTGGACACAGGATCGACCACAATGCTCCAGAATTCTAGCGATAGACATCGCAATCCATTGCTGATGCAAAGACTGCTTGCTTTTGCGGCGGCGATAGCTGGAGGGGCAGCACTTTTTTTTCTGTATCACACAGAGAATTCGCAAGCAGATCGGACGGTCATCGAGGCACAACGCTACCAATTGATGGATCTCAGTCTGAGCGATGGCCTTCACAGTGTTCAAGGGCACCCTGTCCTCTACTACAGGCGAACCCTTGGTACGTTCCAGCAAAGCCCTCAAAATGATTGGTCATACACACGGTCGACATCGATTTCCTTCGACGCATTCAGGGAGAATACGAGTGAGTTCAGAGATCGTGTTGTTAATCAGATCAACAGTTCAACAGAGCGCGCAAACTTTTGGCTCAGGAATCCCCAGCCAGTTCTACGTTATGCTGCCCTTGACGCGATTACTTTCTATCGCGAAGACGGACGTAGTCGTGAGATTGCTGACCATGTTTATGACGCGATCGGAGAATTATCGCGTGATCCGGATCCGTTCATCGCTGGCTACGCCATCGATTTCTTTCATTGGAGCCATAAATGGTCGCATGCCGTATTTCAGCAAGGTTGCGAACATAAGGTCACGGCAATACGTGCGGAATCCATTGACTATTTGGGCAGCGTTTTTCGTGACCTATCCGATCAGGAGAGAACAGCCGCAATGAAAGCGATGCTTCCGCTGTTGGATGATCCGCACAGCGGGATTCGGCAACTCTCTGAACTGGCTCTCGTGGAGGTATACGCCAGCGTCGCCGCGCCTGCCACCGAAGATATGTTGGCCATGCAACTTCGAGAGCAATACTATGCGAGTAATTCAGCAAAGCTACCCGCCGAGCAACGAGAACGGCTGAAGTCATGGCAGGAACGAGTGAATGCCCTTCCGCCTAACGAACTCGGTCCAAAATAAGGGCATGGCGGTTTGCACATTAGACGAAAGAAGAAAAGATGGAAGGACACGGTTGCCTCCCCTCGTTAGACCCAAGAAAGCAAGCCTGATAACGAGTATTGTGTCCTGACACCTTTTCTTGCTTGTCTGAAGTGAAGCTGGCGGAGGTGATTGATGATAGTGTCGATGTCGCGAAGGGTACGAAGCGGTTACAAGACCTAGAGGAATTGGCTTTCGCCGGAGAATTGATCAGCCGATTCGATGATCTAAATAACGCTCCAACCGGAATTAAGATATTAGATGAGTTAATCGGAGATTCTAAGGCATATAAGAGCCTGAAGATCGCTTTAGAAGAACGTGGATTTATTGTCATTGAGGAAGTTGGAGTGCTAGATCCTGGGACACTGGCTCAAATAAGGGCATTACCGGATGGGAAGTCAATACTTTACGTTGACCCCAAGGTCACTCGCTACATCCACGTACTTCATGATTAAGAAAAGGTGTCAATTAAGAAAAGGTGTCAGGACTCTTTTTCTCGTTTATCGGCTTACCTTCTTCGGTCTGCCGCGTGGTCGGAGGGTTGAATCCAGGTTCAGGCGGCGGGCTGTGGATTGGGTCCAGTCTGGGTCGCCGAAGGGGGAGCCTCGTTGGATGGCGTGGCGGATGGCATCGATCTCTTTCTCGGTCATCGCCTGGTTGACACGGTCTTTCCAGCGGCCAGGCCGTTTGATGGGCCATGATGTGAGAAGTTTTGGCGACCGTCGAGGCCCGGCCAACCAACTGGCGAGCGACCCCCACTTCCAATCTTCGGCCGCGGCAACGAGGCCTGCCTGTAGGGCATTGCGTTCGACATACCGGCAAACGGCCAGGAAGTGACCGTCGTCCTGCACGGGAAAACTCTTGAACCGGCCTTGATAGATGTGCCCCTCGCCGGCTGTTTGGCAATGGGCGTGCCGCCGCATGGTGTGTGTCAGGGTGACCCACCGCAAAAAATCGCTCATGCACCCATCCGCCGTCGGGCGGAGCACCAAGTGCCAATGATTGGGCATCAACTGATACGCCAAAATATGGCACGGGTACCGCAAAAGCCCCTCGGCTAAAATGCGTTCAAACGCGTCGAAATCATCAGGCTCATCGAAGATCGCCCCCCGAGCGTTGCCCCGATTCAAAGCATGATAAATACCGCCCGCCTCGTCTGCTCGCTTTGGTCTTCCCATTTGGATAGTATATCCCAGGCTGAGCGGTAAGAAAAGAGTCCTGACACCTTTTAGGCCTCCAAATCGA belongs to Bremerella cremea and includes:
- a CDS encoding transposase codes for the protein MGRPKRADEAGGIYHALNRGNARGAIFDEPDDFDAFERILAEGLLRYPCHILAYQLMPNHWHLVLRPTADGCMSDFLRWVTLTHTMRRHAHCQTAGEGHIYQGRFKSFPVQDDGHFLAVCRYVERNALQAGLVAAAEDWKWGSLASWLAGPRRSPKLLTSWPIKRPGRWKDRVNQAMTEKEIDAIRHAIQRGSPFGDPDWTQSTARRLNLDSTLRPRGRPKKVSR
- a CDS encoding DUF1501 domain-containing protein encodes the protein MLDRRKFLGHSATGLGSIALAAILAQEKLLAESGEGGRAVSGRSPIRPKIDPGQPFAPRTSHFPAAAKNVLVIFCSGACSQVDTFDYKPELIKRHGQPMPGADKLVTFQGEQGNLTKSPWKFRPRGQSGKMISDLVPHLGDLADDICFLHSVTGKTNTHGPGENFMSTGFTLDGFPSMGAWATYALGSENQNLPAYVAIPDPRGTPQASVNNWGPGFLPAAFQGTDFNANQPIRNLQRPASIDPHRDAATRDFLNELNARHLEQFPGDSELAARISSYELAARMQMTVPEVSDISTESPATLKMYGADDPENKLKAAYARNCILARRLIEQGVRFVQLFNGAYQTGGEGVSNWDGHKSLEAQYSKHGPVLDQPTAALIKDLKQRGLLEDTLVVWCTEFGRMPTFQKGASGRDHNPDGFTCWLAGAGVKAPFTYGATDEFGYKAMENVVEVYDFHATILHLLGLDHERLTYYYNGLERRLTDVHGHVIRDILAT
- the katG gene encoding catalase/peroxidase HPI, which translates into the protein MPIFTQFKRALASCAMLCFASSAFGDDVRLAPSGTSTASKCPVTGAINFFTTAAAAHTSEQESPEAEMDHSKRGTTNRDWWPNQLDLSILRQNAPMSNPMGDKFNYAEEFNKLDLAEVKKDIKTLMTDSQEWWPADYGHYGPLFIRMAWHSAGTYRVTDGRGGASDGTQRFAPLNSWPDNANLDKARRLLWPIKQKYGKKISWADLMVLTGNCALESMGFETYGFAGGREDVWEPQQDIYWGPENEWLGGKRYEAEKGELENPLGATQMGLIYVNPEGPKGEPNPMEAAKAIRETFGRMAMNDEETVALIAGGHTFGKAHGAAPPAGHVGPEPEGASIEMMGLGWKNNFGKGNGDDTITSGLEGAWTTTPTEWSHGYFENLFGYDWELTKGSGGAHQWKPKDKSAEGTVPDAHDPNKSHAPMMFTTDIALKTDPAYAKISKRFHDNPEEFKKAFSKAWYKLTHRDMGPHSRCLGPEVPEPQIWQDPVPVADYKMIDAQDVASLKQAILDTDIPVSDLVSTAWASAASFRASDNRGGANGARIRLAPQKDWKANDPEMTAAVINKLEQVQQEFNRTHKSSNKQVSLADLIVLGGCAAVEKAAQAAGHDVTVPFSPGRTDTTAELTDAASFAPLEPTADGFRNYLAPGHRRSAEKLLVDKANLLSLTAPEMTVLVGGLRVLNANTGDSPHGVLTDKPETLSNDFFVNILDMDTTWSKSADDENIFVGKDRKTGQAKWTGTRVDLIFGSNSELRALSEVYGSEDAQEKFVHDFVAAWNKVMNLDRFDLDQSARMGSSL